One Orrella dioscoreae genomic window carries:
- a CDS encoding DUF3426 domain-containing protein — MNTRCPQCGATFKVQAEQLRLRGGLVRCGNCAAVFDGYACLTSADEPLPRRQPPAVLRNRADMLRHSAQREQDGALDDDDEAMAPDRAREPAMFLPDGAPPSSAAPFVWRTRRVEAPAAGANLQAADGEDSPILARMPEDDGFAPRPADGIYPGRDPVAAPSPAFLDDDLLQRARLRRQLWGWACVLALLLAVGQGLLVYRTQLALAVPTLRPALELLCQPLQCKVGYARRAERISIMSSSLQPPPAGSAGANESGRPDTGRPDLILHVVLRNRYTQPQEWPALMLSLTDLSDTVVARRMLTAADYLPGGRQRGPLAAGEEVTLAVPLRTGGLSVNGYQIDKFFP, encoded by the coding sequence ATGAACACCCGTTGCCCGCAATGCGGCGCCACCTTCAAGGTACAGGCCGAGCAGTTGCGCCTGCGCGGCGGGCTGGTGCGTTGCGGCAATTGCGCGGCGGTGTTCGACGGCTATGCCTGCCTGACGTCGGCCGATGAGCCCCTGCCTCGCAGGCAGCCGCCGGCGGTCCTGCGCAATCGCGCCGACATGTTGCGCCACAGCGCGCAGCGCGAGCAGGACGGTGCGTTGGACGATGACGACGAGGCCATGGCGCCGGATCGCGCGCGCGAACCCGCCATGTTCCTGCCCGATGGCGCGCCACCTTCCTCGGCGGCGCCTTTCGTGTGGCGCACGCGCCGCGTGGAGGCACCCGCGGCGGGCGCGAACCTGCAGGCCGCGGACGGCGAGGACAGCCCTATCCTTGCGCGGATGCCGGAAGATGACGGCTTCGCGCCAAGGCCGGCCGATGGCATCTATCCGGGCCGCGATCCCGTTGCCGCGCCGTCGCCCGCCTTTCTCGACGACGACCTGCTGCAGCGCGCGCGGCTGCGCCGCCAGCTTTGGGGCTGGGCATGCGTGCTCGCCCTGCTGCTCGCGGTGGGGCAGGGCCTGCTCGTCTATCGCACGCAACTGGCCCTGGCCGTCCCTACGTTGCGTCCGGCCCTGGAACTGCTGTGCCAGCCTTTGCAATGCAAGGTGGGCTATGCTCGCCGGGCCGAGCGCATCTCCATCATGTCGTCGTCGCTGCAGCCGCCGCCCGCCGGATCGGCGGGGGCGAACGAGTCCGGGCGCCCCGATACCGGGCGTCCCGACCTCATCCTGCATGTGGTGTTGCGCAATCGTTATACCCAGCCGCAGGAGTGGCCCGCGCTCATGCTGAGCCTGACCGACCTGTCCGACACGGTCGTGGCGCGCCGCATGCTGACCGCCGCCGACTACCTGCCGGGCGGGCGGCAGCGCGGACCGTTGGCCGCGGGCGAGGAGGTCACGCTTGCCGTGCCGCTGCGCACCGGTGGCCTGTCCGTCAATGGTTACCAAATCGATAAATTCTTTCCCTGA
- a CDS encoding carbohydrate kinase family protein, translating to MSKPVLMCGSVAFDTIAVFDGYFKDHILPDRIQTLAVSFLVPRMRKEFGGCAGNIAYNLHLLGGTPVPVATVGEDATDYLARFQDLGIDTSRIKVVPDTLTAQCFITTDLADNQITAFHPGAMSFSASNDLTGVQAGWALVGPDAKEGMFAHAERLHAGGVPFIFDLGQAMPLFDGADLARMLDMAQAMTVNDYEAGVVEQRLGRSMQDIAQGLRAVVVTRGAEGATLYTEGREIIIAPVKAGGVVDPTGCGDSHRAGLLYGLIEGWSWEDSCKLGNLMGAIKIASQGPQNHAPSRAEISAKLLETYGLELPRV from the coding sequence ATGAGCAAGCCCGTCCTGATGTGCGGTTCCGTTGCCTTCGACACCATCGCGGTGTTCGACGGCTATTTCAAGGACCACATCCTGCCAGACCGCATCCAGACGCTGGCCGTGTCCTTTCTCGTGCCGCGCATGCGCAAGGAGTTCGGCGGCTGCGCCGGCAACATCGCCTACAACCTGCACCTGCTGGGCGGCACCCCCGTGCCGGTGGCCACGGTGGGCGAGGACGCCACGGACTACCTGGCGCGTTTCCAGGATCTGGGTATCGACACCTCGCGCATCAAGGTGGTGCCCGACACGCTGACGGCGCAATGCTTCATCACCACTGACCTGGCGGACAACCAGATCACGGCCTTCCACCCCGGGGCGATGTCCTTCTCGGCCAGCAACGACCTGACCGGGGTGCAGGCTGGCTGGGCGCTGGTGGGGCCGGATGCCAAGGAAGGCATGTTCGCGCACGCCGAGCGGCTGCATGCCGGCGGCGTGCCGTTCATCTTCGACCTGGGGCAGGCCATGCCGCTGTTCGACGGTGCCGACCTGGCCCGCATGCTGGACATGGCACAGGCGATGACGGTCAACGATTACGAAGCCGGCGTGGTCGAGCAGCGCCTGGGCCGCTCCATGCAGGACATCGCGCAAGGCCTGCGCGCGGTCGTCGTGACGCGCGGCGCCGAAGGCGCCACGCTCTACACGGAAGGCCGCGAGATCATCATTGCGCCGGTCAAGGCCGGCGGCGTTGTCGATCCTACCGGTTGCGGGGATTCGCACCGCGCCGGCCTGCTGTATGGCCTGATCGAGGGTTGGAGCTGGGAGGACAGCTGCAAGCTGGGCAACCTGATGGGCGCCATCAAGATCGCTTCGCAGGGACCCCAGAACCACGCGCCTTCGCGCGCCGAGATCAGTGCGAAATTGCTTGAAACTTATGGCCTAGAACTCCCGCGCGTCTGA
- a CDS encoding outer membrane lipoprotein encodes MPTTQTTAIQSRASRWMAIAAVTASLGVLAGCANNSASSQVYSYDQAQREQIVRTGTVTGVRPISIQESKSSGAGVLAGGALGGVAGNAVGGGTGRAIATVGGAILGAIAGNAVENRVGRTSGYEISVRLDNGETRVVAQEADTPVSVGQRVQVISGAGPTRVAPL; translated from the coding sequence ATGCCGACCACCCAGACTACCGCCATTCAATCGCGCGCCTCGCGCTGGATGGCCATTGCGGCCGTGACGGCTTCGCTTGGCGTGCTGGCCGGTTGCGCGAACAACAGCGCTTCCAGCCAGGTCTACAGCTATGACCAGGCACAGCGCGAACAGATCGTGCGTACCGGTACCGTCACGGGCGTTCGTCCCATCAGCATCCAGGAAAGCAAGTCGAGCGGCGCAGGCGTGCTGGCCGGCGGTGCCCTGGGCGGCGTCGCGGGCAACGCCGTGGGCGGCGGCACGGGCCGTGCCATCGCCACCGTGGGCGGCGCCATCCTGGGTGCCATCGCCGGTAATGCCGTCGAGAACCGCGTGGGCCGCACCTCGGGCTACGAAATCTCGGTCCGTCTGGACAACGGCGAAACCCGCGTGGTTGCCCAGGAAGCCGATACGCCCGTCAGCGTGGGCCAGCGCGTGCAGGTCATCAGCGGCGCCGGCCCCACCCGCGTGGCGCCGCTGTAA
- a CDS encoding YggT family protein has protein sequence MFGDIIRFLLEIAFTLLGAALLARAWFIAVRMHPFHPVVQSINQATNWLVMPLRKILPNTGRIDWACLLAAWLVALVYLVLSWLVSTGSMVPVQLLPAALGAALLTVARWSLNLVLWLTLLQVVLSWVNPAAPMMGLLRTLTAPLLDPLRRILPNMGGIDLSPLALLIIAQVLMMVLARVSYGIFGV, from the coding sequence ATGTTCGGCGACATCATCCGCTTCCTGCTTGAAATTGCGTTCACCCTGCTGGGCGCCGCGCTGCTCGCGCGCGCCTGGTTCATCGCGGTGCGCATGCATCCCTTCCACCCGGTGGTGCAGTCCATCAACCAGGCGACCAACTGGCTCGTCATGCCCTTGCGCAAGATCCTGCCCAACACCGGCAGGATCGACTGGGCCTGCCTGCTGGCGGCCTGGCTCGTGGCCCTGGTGTACCTGGTGCTGAGCTGGCTGGTGTCGACGGGGAGCATGGTGCCGGTGCAGTTGCTGCCGGCCGCGCTGGGCGCCGCGCTCCTCACCGTGGCCCGCTGGTCGTTGAACCTGGTGCTGTGGCTCACGCTGTTGCAGGTGGTGCTGTCCTGGGTCAACCCGGCCGCCCCCATGATGGGCCTGCTGCGCACGCTGACCGCCCCCTTGCTGGACCCGCTGCGCCGCATCCTGCCCAATATGGGCGGCATCGATCTCTCGCCGCTGGCGCTGCTGATCATCGCCCAGGTCCTGATGATGGTGCTGGCGCGCGTCAGCTACGGCATCTTCGGCGTCTGA
- a CDS encoding histone H1-like DNA-binding protein: MATAKKAAKKAVKKAPAKKAAVKKTPAVKKVAAKKPAVKKVAAKKAPAKKAAVKKVAAKKAPAKKAAVKKAAVKKVAAKKAPAKKAAVKKVAAKKAPAKKAAVKKVAAKKAPAKKAAVKKVAAKKPAAKKAAATKAPAAKKAPAKKAAAKKPAAKKPAVTPPSTAAAPGAKTALNPAASWPFPTGGRP, from the coding sequence ATGGCAACTGCCAAGAAGGCCGCCAAGAAGGCGGTCAAGAAAGCCCCGGCCAAGAAAGCGGCCGTGAAGAAGACCCCGGCCGTCAAGAAAGTCGCGGCCAAGAAGCCCGCTGTGAAGAAGGTTGCCGCCAAGAAGGCGCCGGCCAAGAAAGCCGCAGTGAAGAAGGTCGCCGCCAAGAAGGCGCCGGCCAAGAAGGCTGCCGTCAAGAAAGCCGCTGTGAAGAAGGTTGCCGCCAAGAAGGCGCCGGCGAAGAAAGCCGCCGTCAAGAAGGTTGCCGCCAAGAAAGCCCCGGCGAAGAAAGCCGCGGTGAAGAAGGTTGCTGCCAAGAAGGCCCCGGCGAAGAAGGCCGCGGTCAAGAAGGTTGCTGCCAAGAAGCCCGCCGCCAAGAAGGCTGCCGCCACCAAGGCCCCCGCGGCCAAGAAGGCGCCTGCCAAGAAGGCTGCTGCCAAGAAGCCCGCTGCGAAGAAGCCCGCTGTGACGCCGCCGTCGACGGCTGCTGCACCGGGCGCCAAGACCGCGCTGAATCCCGCGGCTTCGTGGCCCTTCCCCACGGGCGGCCGCCCCTAA
- a CDS encoding ribonucleotide-diphosphate reductase subunit beta has product MLDWDDEPRQQPATSPAPAGGDRPSAEPARAAVGAFNDTALQPAAAPQAAGAEGTARRVSAADKRIINGETDVNQLVPFKYKWAWEKYLATCANHWMPQEINMSRDIALWKNPNGLTEDERRIVKRNLGFFVTADSLAANNIVLGTYRHITAPECRQFLLRQAFEEAIHTHAYQYIVESLDLDEGEIFNAYNEVPSIRAKDEFLIPFIDAIADPDFKTGTPEADQTLLKSLIVFACLMEGLFFYVGFTQILALGRQNKMTGAAEQYMYILRDESMHCNFGIDLINTVKLENPHLWTPEFREEIRNLFLKAVELEYAYAEDTMPRGVLGLNASMFKSYLRFIANRRCQQIGLEQLFPQEENPFPWMAEMIDLKKERNFFETRVIEYQTGGALNWE; this is encoded by the coding sequence ATGCTCGATTGGGACGACGAACCCCGCCAACAACCGGCCACCAGCCCCGCCCCCGCGGGCGGTGACCGGCCCTCCGCCGAACCCGCGCGCGCCGCGGTCGGCGCATTCAACGACACGGCGCTGCAGCCGGCGGCCGCGCCGCAAGCTGCAGGCGCCGAAGGGACCGCACGCCGCGTCAGCGCCGCCGACAAGCGCATCATCAACGGCGAAACCGACGTCAACCAGCTGGTGCCGTTCAAGTACAAGTGGGCCTGGGAAAAGTACCTGGCCACCTGCGCCAACCACTGGATGCCGCAGGAAATCAACATGTCGCGCGACATCGCGCTGTGGAAGAACCCCAACGGCCTGACGGAAGACGAACGTCGCATCGTCAAGCGCAACCTGGGCTTCTTCGTCACGGCCGACTCGCTCGCGGCCAACAACATCGTGCTGGGCACCTACCGCCACATCACGGCGCCCGAATGCCGCCAGTTCCTGCTGCGCCAGGCATTCGAGGAAGCGATCCACACGCACGCCTACCAGTACATCGTCGAAAGCCTGGACCTCGATGAAGGCGAGATCTTCAACGCCTACAACGAAGTCCCGTCGATCCGCGCCAAGGACGAGTTCCTGATTCCGTTCATCGACGCCATCGCCGATCCGGACTTCAAGACCGGCACGCCCGAAGCCGACCAGACGCTGCTGAAGTCCCTGATCGTGTTCGCGTGCCTGATGGAAGGTCTCTTCTTCTACGTCGGCTTCACGCAGATCCTTGCGCTGGGCCGCCAGAACAAGATGACCGGCGCGGCCGAGCAGTACATGTACATCCTTCGCGATGAATCCATGCACTGCAACTTCGGCATCGACCTCATCAACACCGTCAAACTTGAGAATCCTCACTTGTGGACACCGGAATTTCGTGAGGAAATCCGAAATTTGTTCCTCAAGGCAGTGGAACTGGAATACGCTTACGCCGAAGACACGATGCCGCGCGGCGTCCTGGGCCTGAATGCATCGATGTTCAAGTCCTACCTGCGCTTCATCGCGAACCGGCGTTGCCAGCAGATCGGTCTCGAGCAGCTGTTCCCGCAGGAAGAGAATCCCTTCCCGTGGATGGCCGAGATGATTGATCTGAAGAAGGAACGAAACTTTTTCGAGACGCGAGTCATCGAGTACCAAACCGGAGGCGCGCTCAACTGGGAGTGA
- a CDS encoding ribonucleoside-diphosphate reductase subunit alpha, whose translation MQTSTAADTRPSAVPQQPATTEAPATGQWSGYHVIRRNGAVVGFEPGKIAIAITKAFLAVNGGQGAASARVRELVDNLTQQVVNALLRNRPNGGTFHIEDIQDQVELSLMRSGEHDAARAYVLYREKRAQERAHAPAVASDPHPTLNVTENGARRPLDQGALRATIEAAGVGLTEFIDTEAILRETIKNLYDGIPVDEVYKSAILSARSLVEKDPAYSQVTARLLLHTIRKEVLGKEVSQAEMHTAYADYFPTFIARGIENGLVSPELAKYDLPRISAALKADRDLQFSYLGLQTLYDRYFLHVRNVRIELPQVFFMRVAMGLALRETDREARAIEFYEILSSFDFMSSTPTLFNSGTLHSQLSSCYLTTVSDDLEGIYDAIKENALLAKYAGGLGNDWTPVRALRSHIKGTNGESQGVVPFLKVVNDTAVAVNQGGKRKGAVCTYLETWHLDIEEFLELRKNTGDERRRTHDMNTANWIPDLFMKRVMEAGDWTLFSPSDCPDLHDKVGKDFEVAYLEYERRTTTGELTLFKKMPALTLWRKMLSMLFETGHPWITFKDPCNIRSPQQHVGVVHSSNLCTEITLNTNDEEIAVCNLGSVNLVAHMKPSANGGFELDHDKIKRTVTIAMRMLDNVIDINYYAVKKAKDSNERHRPVGMGIMGFQDCLQMMRVPYASQAAVEFADRSMEAVCYHAYSASSDLAQERGRYPSYEGSLWSRGILPQDTLAMLQEERGGHVEVDTSSTLDWDALRARIKQNGMRNSNCVAIAPTATISNIIGVSACIEPTYQNLYVKSNLSGEFTVVNDYLVRDLKKLGLWDEVMVADLKYFDGTLSRIDRVPPELRKLYATAFEVEPQWLVECASRRQKWIDQAQSLNIYMAGASGKKLDETYKLAWLRGLKTTYYLRTLGATSAEKSTGKGGELNAVATGSTSVAASAASTAPNLPEPEILGAVCTMKPGDPGFEECEACQ comes from the coding sequence ATGCAGACTTCGACCGCCGCTGACACGCGGCCTAGCGCCGTGCCGCAACAGCCCGCGACCACAGAGGCCCCCGCCACGGGGCAGTGGTCCGGTTACCACGTCATCCGCCGCAACGGCGCCGTCGTCGGCTTCGAGCCGGGCAAGATCGCCATCGCCATCACCAAGGCGTTCCTGGCGGTCAACGGTGGCCAGGGCGCCGCGTCCGCGCGAGTGCGCGAACTGGTCGACAACCTGACCCAGCAAGTGGTCAACGCCCTGCTGCGCAACCGCCCCAATGGCGGCACCTTCCATATCGAAGACATCCAGGACCAGGTCGAGCTGTCGCTGATGCGCTCGGGCGAGCATGACGCCGCGCGCGCCTACGTGCTGTATCGCGAGAAACGCGCCCAGGAGCGCGCCCACGCGCCCGCTGTCGCCTCCGATCCGCACCCCACCCTGAACGTCACCGAGAACGGCGCGCGCCGTCCGCTGGACCAGGGCGCGCTGCGCGCGACCATCGAAGCCGCCGGCGTCGGCCTGACCGAGTTCATCGACACCGAAGCCATCCTGCGCGAAACCATCAAGAACCTGTACGACGGCATCCCCGTCGACGAGGTCTACAAGTCCGCCATCCTGTCGGCGCGCTCGCTGGTGGAAAAGGATCCGGCCTACAGCCAGGTCACCGCCCGCCTGCTGCTGCACACGATCCGCAAGGAAGTGCTGGGCAAGGAAGTCTCGCAAGCCGAGATGCACACGGCCTACGCCGACTACTTCCCCACCTTCATCGCCCGCGGCATCGAGAACGGCCTGGTCTCGCCTGAACTGGCCAAGTACGACCTGCCCCGCATCTCCGCCGCGCTGAAGGCCGACCGCGACCTGCAGTTCAGCTACCTGGGCCTGCAGACCCTGTACGACCGCTACTTCCTGCACGTGCGCAACGTCCGCATCGAGCTGCCGCAGGTCTTCTTCATGCGCGTGGCCATGGGCCTGGCGCTGCGCGAAACCGACCGCGAAGCCCGCGCCATCGAGTTCTACGAGATCCTGTCCTCGTTCGACTTCATGAGCTCGACCCCCACGCTGTTCAACTCGGGCACCCTGCACTCGCAACTGTCGTCGTGCTACCTGACGACCGTGTCGGACGACCTGGAAGGCATCTACGACGCCATCAAGGAAAACGCCCTGCTGGCCAAGTACGCCGGCGGCCTGGGCAACGACTGGACCCCCGTGCGCGCGCTGCGCAGCCACATCAAGGGCACCAACGGCGAAAGCCAGGGCGTCGTGCCGTTCCTGAAGGTCGTCAACGACACCGCCGTGGCGGTGAACCAGGGCGGCAAGCGCAAGGGCGCGGTCTGCACGTACCTGGAAACGTGGCACCTGGACATCGAAGAGTTCCTGGAACTGCGCAAGAACACCGGCGACGAGCGCCGCCGCACCCACGACATGAACACGGCGAACTGGATTCCCGACCTGTTCATGAAGCGCGTCATGGAAGCCGGCGACTGGACCCTGTTCTCGCCCTCGGACTGCCCCGACCTGCATGACAAGGTGGGCAAGGACTTCGAAGTCGCCTATCTGGAATACGAACGCCGCACGACCACGGGCGAGCTGACGCTCTTCAAGAAGATGCCGGCGCTGACCCTGTGGCGCAAGATGCTCTCGATGCTGTTCGAGACCGGCCACCCCTGGATCACGTTCAAGGATCCTTGCAACATCCGCTCGCCGCAGCAGCACGTCGGCGTGGTGCACAGCTCGAACCTGTGCACGGAAATCACGCTGAACACCAACGACGAGGAAATCGCGGTGTGCAACCTGGGTTCGGTGAACCTGGTCGCCCACATGAAGCCCTCGGCCAATGGCGGCTTCGAGCTCGACCACGACAAGATCAAGCGCACGGTCACCATCGCCATGCGCATGCTCGACAACGTGATCGACATCAACTACTACGCCGTCAAGAAGGCGAAGGACTCCAACGAGCGCCATCGCCCCGTCGGCATGGGCATCATGGGCTTCCAGGATTGCCTGCAGATGATGCGCGTGCCCTACGCTTCGCAAGCGGCCGTCGAGTTCGCCGACCGTTCGATGGAAGCCGTGTGCTATCACGCCTATTCGGCCTCCAGCGACCTCGCGCAGGAACGCGGCCGCTACCCGTCGTACGAAGGTTCGCTGTGGTCGCGCGGCATCCTGCCGCAGGACACGCTGGCCATGCTGCAGGAAGAGCGCGGCGGCCACGTCGAGGTCGACACGTCGAGCACGCTGGACTGGGATGCGTTGCGCGCGCGCATCAAGCAAAACGGCATGCGGAATTCCAATTGCGTCGCGATTGCCCCAACCGCAACTATTTCCAATATCATTGGCGTGTCTGCGTGCATCGAACCGACCTACCAAAACTTGTACGTCAAATCGAATCTCTCCGGCGAGTTCACGGTTGTTAACGATTACCTCGTTCGCGATCTCAAGAAACTCGGTCTCTGGGACGAAGTCATGGTCGCCGACCTCAAGTACTTCGACGGCACCCTGTCCCGCATCGATCGCGTTCCCCCCGAACTCCGCAAGCTCTACGCCACGGCCTTCGAAGTCGAGCCGCAATGGCTGGTCGAGTGCGCGTCGCGCCGCCAGAAGTGGATCGATCAGGCACAGTCGCTCAACATCTACATGGCCGGCGCCTCGGGCAAGAAGCTCGATGAAACCTACAAGCTCGCATGGCTGCGTGGCCTGAAGACTACCTACTACCTCCGCACGCTGGGCGCCACCAGCGCGGAGAAGTCCACCGGCAAGGGTGGCGAACTGAACGCCGTCGCCACGGGAAGCACGTCTGTCGCCGCCTCGGCCGCCAGCACCGCCCCCAACCTGCCGGAACCCGAAATCCTCGGAGCGGTTTGCACCATGAAGCCGGGCGACCCCGGTTTCGAAGAGTGCGAAGCCTGCCAGTAA
- the gltX gene encoding glutamate--tRNA ligase, which translates to MSNTPVRTRFAPSPTGFLHLGGARTALFAWAFARHHGGTFVLRIEDTDLERSTPEAVEAILQGMAWLGLDADEGPFYQMQRMDRYREVVAQMLEAGTAYRCYSTPEEVEAMREAARAAGRKPRYDGTWRPEPGKTLPAVPEGRQPVIRFKNPLEGVTAWNDLVKGPISIDNGELDDLIIARPDGTPTYNFCVVVDDWDMRITHVLRGDDHVNNTPRQINILRALGGELPEYGHVPMILGPDGEKLSKRHGAVNLMEYDVQGYLPEAMVNYLARLGWSHGDDELFTRAQLVEWFDTRSLSKSASQWDPKKLNWVNAHYIKQADDAWLANHVSPRVAALGGDPQAVDLVAVIGLLKDRAETLAQLAEGALLFCGPAREAPAELVAQHLTEDARAALRDFAAQAAAGDWTREALSAALKAVMAARGLKMPQVAIPLRVAVTGQTQTPAIDAVLAILGRDVVLARLGKI; encoded by the coding sequence ATGTCCAACACACCCGTCCGTACCCGCTTCGCCCCCTCGCCCACCGGCTTCCTGCACCTGGGCGGCGCGCGCACCGCGCTTTTCGCCTGGGCATTCGCCCGCCACCACGGCGGCACCTTCGTGCTGCGCATCGAGGACACCGACCTCGAGCGCTCGACGCCCGAGGCGGTCGAGGCCATCCTGCAGGGCATGGCGTGGCTGGGCCTGGACGCCGACGAAGGCCCCTTCTATCAGATGCAGCGCATGGACCGCTATCGCGAGGTGGTGGCGCAGATGCTGGAAGCCGGCACCGCCTATCGCTGCTACAGCACGCCCGAGGAAGTCGAGGCCATGCGCGAAGCCGCTCGCGCCGCGGGCCGCAAGCCGCGCTACGACGGCACCTGGCGCCCCGAGCCGGGCAAGACCCTGCCCGCCGTGCCGGAAGGCCGCCAGCCGGTGATCCGCTTCAAGAACCCGCTGGAGGGCGTCACCGCCTGGAACGACCTGGTCAAGGGGCCCATCAGCATCGACAACGGCGAGCTGGACGACCTCATCATCGCCCGCCCCGACGGCACCCCCACCTATAACTTCTGCGTGGTGGTCGACGACTGGGACATGCGCATCACCCACGTGCTGCGCGGCGACGACCACGTCAACAACACGCCGCGCCAGATCAACATCCTGCGCGCGCTGGGCGGCGAGTTGCCTGAATACGGCCACGTGCCGATGATCCTGGGCCCGGACGGCGAGAAGCTGTCCAAGCGCCACGGCGCGGTCAACCTGATGGAGTACGACGTCCAGGGCTACCTGCCCGAGGCCATGGTGAACTACCTGGCCCGCCTGGGCTGGAGCCACGGCGACGACGAGCTCTTCACCCGCGCCCAGCTCGTGGAGTGGTTCGACACGCGCAGCCTGTCGAAATCGGCATCGCAATGGGACCCCAAGAAACTGAACTGGGTGAACGCCCACTACATCAAGCAGGCCGACGACGCCTGGCTGGCCAACCACGTGTCGCCGCGCGTGGCCGCGCTTGGCGGCGACCCGCAGGCCGTGGACCTGGTCGCGGTGATCGGACTGCTGAAGGATCGCGCCGAAACGCTGGCGCAGCTGGCCGAAGGCGCCCTGCTGTTCTGCGGCCCGGCCCGTGAGGCCCCCGCCGAACTGGTGGCCCAGCACCTGACCGAGGACGCCCGTGCCGCGCTGCGCGACTTCGCCGCCCAGGCCGCCGCGGGCGACTGGACGCGCGAGGCGCTGAGCGCCGCGCTGAAAGCGGTGATGGCCGCGCGCGGCCTGAAGATGCCGCAAGTGGCGATTCCGCTGCGCGTGGCCGTCACCGGCCAGACGCAAACCCCCGCCATCGACGCGGTACTGGCCATCCTGGGCCGCGACGTCGTGCTGGCGCGGCTCGGCAAGATCTGA